The following proteins come from a genomic window of Corallococcus sp. NCRR:
- the atpH gene encoding ATP synthase F1 subunit delta — protein sequence MVNVSIARRYARAILDVAAEGNRTDAVAEQLNAFAAVVGQSPELSDVLLNPAYSRAQRNRVVEALLQAMPSPAEPALANALRLLVDRNRLGYLPDIARLYRDMADARAGRVRGQVTSAVPLSAAAVAQLQQSLTQLTQRNVVLETKVDPALLGGVAAQVGGTLYDGSLRTQLEQMRRELK from the coding sequence ATGGTGAACGTCTCCATCGCCCGCCGCTACGCCCGCGCCATCCTCGACGTCGCAGCGGAAGGCAACCGCACCGACGCCGTCGCCGAGCAGCTCAACGCCTTCGCCGCCGTCGTGGGCCAGAGCCCCGAGCTGTCGGACGTGCTGCTCAACCCCGCCTACAGCCGCGCCCAGCGCAACCGCGTGGTGGAGGCCCTGCTCCAGGCCATGCCCTCCCCCGCGGAGCCCGCGCTGGCCAACGCGCTGCGCCTGCTGGTGGACCGCAACCGCCTGGGCTACCTGCCCGACATCGCCCGGCTCTACCGCGACATGGCGGACGCCCGCGCGGGCCGCGTCCGGGGCCAGGTCACCAGCGCCGTGCCGCTCTCCGCGGCCGCCGTCGCCCAGCTCCAGCAGTCGCTCACGCAGCTCACCCAGCGCAACGTCGTGCTGGAGACCAAGGTGGACCCCGCGCTGCTCGGCGGCGTGGCCGCCCAGGTCGGTGGCACCCTCTACGACGGCTCCCTGCGCACCCAGCTGGAGCAGATGCGCCGCGAGCTGAAGTAA
- a CDS encoding TIGR02266 family protein — translation MTTPGFSPRPRDLVFVVDDSRTARDVMRLHLSRMGCDAVVLEGADACLAELAQRTPALILMDLHLEKLQGDEACRLVKAHPAGRNVPVVMFTAADEPHEVMHCGRAGADDFLPKPVSQEALAAKVAAVRLSRERAWTGPPRGRGVLLVEGGRFLHTFLGGALEHEGLHVLYAKDLDDAAAQATAHGDRLDGFVVDVSRLPREALSLATRLREQFARKPLVLMSRVEEAPDVLDRALELSGAPLLLKRQLGADELLTMVLSRLSPGTVPLRAAERVPFFTVVEFNTPGGPTLSGFSHDASPQGLFVRTLTPAREGSRLSLRLVMAGQRTPCEAQAVVAWCNPPGMGSTFRSQTGMGLRLEGMDAQLQQRFVRFVPQSLGFPTAGPVRASGF, via the coding sequence ATGACGACCCCCGGCTTTTCTCCTCGCCCGAGAGATCTGGTCTTCGTGGTGGACGACTCGCGGACGGCGCGGGACGTGATGCGGCTGCACCTGTCGCGCATGGGCTGCGACGCGGTGGTGCTGGAGGGCGCGGATGCGTGCCTGGCGGAGCTGGCGCAGCGGACGCCGGCGCTCATCCTGATGGACCTGCACCTGGAGAAGCTCCAAGGGGACGAGGCCTGCCGTCTGGTCAAGGCGCACCCGGCGGGGCGCAATGTCCCGGTGGTGATGTTCACCGCGGCGGACGAGCCCCATGAGGTCATGCACTGCGGGCGCGCGGGCGCGGACGACTTCCTGCCCAAGCCGGTGAGCCAGGAGGCGCTGGCGGCGAAGGTGGCCGCGGTGCGCCTGTCGCGCGAGCGCGCCTGGACGGGCCCTCCGCGCGGGCGGGGCGTGCTGCTGGTGGAGGGCGGCCGGTTCCTGCACACCTTCCTGGGCGGAGCGCTGGAGCACGAGGGGCTGCACGTGCTCTACGCCAAGGACCTGGACGACGCGGCGGCGCAGGCCACGGCCCATGGAGACCGGCTGGACGGCTTCGTGGTGGACGTGTCGCGGCTGCCTCGCGAGGCCCTGTCGCTGGCCACGCGCCTGCGCGAGCAGTTCGCGCGCAAGCCGCTGGTCCTGATGTCGCGGGTGGAGGAGGCGCCGGACGTGCTGGACCGCGCGCTGGAGCTGAGCGGCGCGCCGCTGCTGCTCAAGCGGCAATTGGGCGCGGACGAGCTGTTGACGATGGTGCTCTCGCGCCTGTCTCCGGGCACGGTGCCGCTGAGGGCCGCGGAGCGGGTGCCCTTCTTCACCGTGGTGGAGTTCAACACGCCGGGCGGCCCCACCCTCAGCGGCTTCAGCCATGACGCCAGCCCCCAGGGCCTCTTCGTGCGCACGCTCACGCCCGCGCGCGAGGGCTCGAGGCTGTCCCTGCGCCTGGTGATGGCCGGCCAGCGCACGCCCTGCGAGGCGCAGGCGGTGGTGGCGTGGTGCAACCCGCCCGGGATGGGGAGCACGTTCCGCTCGCAGACGGGCATGGGCTTGAGGCTGGAGGGCATGGACGCGCAGCTGCAGCAGCGCTTCGTGCGCTTCGTGCCCCAGTCCCTCGGTTTTCCCACCGCGGGGCCGGTGCGCGCCTCAGGTTTCTGA
- a CDS encoding HAD family hydrolase — protein MGIACVVLDFDGTFTDVLAEGEPFLKHFQDALYGVLGQDASQAWAEEVAALHEGVDQYGWEVAGRIVAPATADPYLTATCTAHRLLKRFGKGDDEALRTDTVQTLYREAYRHSATAFKAEAKEVLEALLATGLPVSVVTNAHTELVEAKLDKLAPKGRERLKVFGDARKFQLEDTEPRDARFDALPEALHLDGVLGRPVYLKRGRYFSALRRIWDATHTGPESTLVAGDIFELDLAMPAALGAHVQLVERANVMPYERAAVQRLGTRGSADKSLRAILPRLR, from the coding sequence ATGGGAATCGCGTGCGTGGTGCTGGACTTCGATGGGACCTTCACGGACGTGCTGGCGGAGGGCGAGCCCTTCCTCAAGCACTTCCAGGACGCGCTGTACGGGGTGCTGGGGCAGGACGCGTCCCAGGCGTGGGCGGAGGAGGTCGCCGCGCTGCATGAGGGCGTGGACCAGTACGGCTGGGAGGTGGCGGGGCGCATCGTGGCGCCGGCCACCGCGGACCCCTACCTGACGGCCACCTGCACCGCGCACCGGCTGCTCAAGCGCTTTGGCAAGGGCGACGACGAGGCGCTGCGCACGGACACGGTGCAGACGCTGTACCGCGAGGCGTACCGGCACTCGGCCACGGCCTTCAAGGCGGAGGCGAAGGAGGTGCTGGAGGCGCTGCTCGCCACGGGCCTGCCCGTGTCCGTGGTGACCAACGCGCACACGGAGCTGGTGGAGGCGAAGCTGGACAAGCTGGCCCCCAAGGGCCGCGAGCGGCTGAAGGTCTTCGGCGACGCGCGCAAGTTCCAGCTGGAGGACACGGAGCCCAGGGACGCGCGCTTCGACGCGCTTCCGGAGGCGCTCCACCTGGACGGCGTGCTGGGCCGGCCGGTGTACCTCAAGCGCGGGCGCTACTTCTCCGCGCTCAGGCGCATCTGGGACGCCACGCACACGGGCCCGGAGTCCACGCTCGTCGCGGGCGACATCTTCGAGCTGGACCTGGCCATGCCCGCCGCGCTGGGCGCGCACGTGCAACTGGTGGAGCGCGCCAACGTGATGCCCTACGAGCGCGCCGCCGTGCAGCGCCTGGGCACGCGGGGCAGCGCGGACAAGAGCCTGCGCGCCATCCTGCCCCGGCTGCGCTGA
- a CDS encoding Hsp70 family protein: MQEPVIGIDLGTTNSVVATVEDGRPRLIPSRSGGRLTPSVVGLTRAGDRLVGQPAQALGEEHPDAVVWATKRFLGRRYTPELVQQAKAVVPYPLVAGPTGDVRVKLSGRVLPATQVSAFILGELRLDAQAHFGRDVRKCVITVPANFDDNQRQATREAAAIAGLEVVRLVNEPTAAALAYGLSRGFEGSALVFDLGGGTFDVSILDVKAGVFEVKATGGDHALGGEDFDQRIVQWLLAQVEDPFQEAVSKDAQSLRRLKVAAEAAKRELTESEEATISVSGLGDHTAGVKRFTEINTALTRSFFETLSEPLSRRCLEVCKSVMAEARMDPRSVDVVLLVGGMTRVPLVRRLVADFFGRAPSTDVHPDEAVALGAAVQADELVRQAGQALLLDVASQSLGVGVMGGRVKRLIPKNTGVPVVARDIFFPGTSGQSEARIPVYQGESEFQDENHKLGEVVLKNLHVASRGETPLEVVFELSGEGILSVKATDLTSGNMELVRLEARAGLPQGEAEKLGQEQSHYAQAQGVVDARKAEETFRKLLERGEKLARLLQQSARENPSPEAESAVGTVQQLLVGGKDALAAGDAAQCAQIARQLTKLLSGRAEPRG, encoded by the coding sequence ATGCAAGAACCTGTCATCGGCATCGACCTGGGCACCACCAACAGCGTCGTCGCGACCGTGGAAGACGGCCGTCCGCGCCTCATCCCCTCGCGCTCGGGAGGACGCCTCACGCCCTCGGTGGTGGGCCTCACCCGGGCGGGCGACCGCCTGGTGGGGCAGCCGGCCCAGGCGCTGGGGGAGGAGCACCCGGACGCGGTGGTGTGGGCCACCAAGCGCTTCCTGGGACGCCGCTACACGCCGGAGCTGGTGCAGCAGGCGAAGGCGGTGGTGCCGTATCCCCTGGTGGCCGGCCCCACCGGCGACGTGCGCGTGAAGCTGTCCGGCCGCGTGCTGCCCGCGACGCAGGTGTCCGCCTTCATCCTGGGCGAGCTGCGCCTGGACGCGCAGGCGCACTTCGGGCGCGACGTGCGCAAGTGCGTCATCACCGTCCCCGCGAACTTCGACGACAACCAGCGCCAGGCCACCCGCGAGGCGGCGGCCATCGCGGGGTTGGAGGTGGTGCGGCTGGTCAACGAGCCCACCGCGGCGGCGCTGGCGTACGGCCTGTCGCGCGGCTTCGAGGGCAGCGCGCTGGTGTTCGATTTGGGCGGCGGCACCTTCGACGTGTCCATCCTGGACGTGAAGGCGGGGGTCTTCGAGGTGAAGGCCACGGGCGGCGACCACGCGCTGGGCGGCGAGGACTTCGATCAGCGCATCGTCCAGTGGCTGCTGGCGCAGGTGGAGGACCCCTTCCAGGAGGCGGTCTCCAAGGACGCGCAGTCGCTCCGGCGCCTGAAGGTGGCGGCGGAGGCGGCCAAGCGCGAACTCACCGAATCGGAAGAGGCCACCATCTCCGTGTCCGGCCTGGGCGACCACACGGCGGGCGTGAAGCGCTTCACCGAAATCAACACCGCGCTCACGCGCAGCTTCTTCGAGACGCTCTCCGAGCCGCTGTCGCGCCGCTGCCTGGAGGTCTGCAAGAGCGTGATGGCGGAGGCGCGGATGGATCCGCGCTCGGTGGACGTGGTGCTGCTGGTGGGCGGGATGACCCGCGTGCCGCTGGTGCGCCGGCTGGTGGCGGACTTCTTCGGCCGCGCGCCCTCCACGGACGTGCACCCGGACGAGGCCGTGGCGCTGGGCGCCGCGGTGCAGGCGGACGAGCTGGTCCGCCAGGCGGGCCAGGCGCTGCTCTTGGACGTGGCCAGCCAGAGCCTGGGCGTGGGCGTGATGGGCGGCCGGGTGAAGCGGCTCATCCCCAAGAACACGGGCGTGCCGGTGGTGGCGCGCGACATCTTCTTCCCGGGCACCTCCGGCCAGTCCGAGGCGCGCATCCCCGTGTACCAGGGGGAGAGCGAGTTCCAGGACGAGAACCACAAGCTGGGCGAGGTGGTCCTCAAGAACCTGCACGTCGCCAGCCGCGGGGAGACGCCGCTGGAGGTCGTCTTCGAGCTGTCCGGCGAGGGCATCCTCTCGGTGAAGGCCACCGACCTGACCTCCGGCAACATGGAGCTGGTGCGCCTGGAGGCCCGGGCCGGCCTGCCGCAGGGCGAGGCGGAGAAGCTGGGCCAGGAGCAGTCCCACTACGCCCAGGCGCAAGGGGTGGTGGACGCGCGCAAGGCGGAGGAGACCTTCCGCAAGCTCCTGGAGCGCGGGGAGAAGCTCGCCCGCCTGCTCCAGCAGAGCGCCCGGGAGAACCCCAGCCCGGAGGCCGAGTCCGCGGTGGGCACCGTGCAGCAACTGCTGGTGGGCGGCAAGGACGCGCTGGCCGCCGGTGACGCCGCGCAGTGCGCCCAGATTGCCCGTCAGCTCACGAAGCTGCTGTCCGGCCGCGCGGAGCCCCGCGGCTGA
- the atpA gene encoding F0F1 ATP synthase subunit alpha: MEIRADEISKIIREQIKDYGKKVTVAETGTVLTVGDGIARVYGLEGALAGELVEFNNGVQGLVLNLEEDNVGVAIMGEFKDIREGDAVKRTGQIASVPVGKGLLGRVVNALGQPVDGKGPVEATEHRRLEVKAPGIVKRKSVHEPLQTGIKALDALVPVGRGQRELIIGDRQTGKTAVAIDAIINQKGLGVYCIYVAIGQKQSTVAQVVEKLTKHGAMEYTTVVAANASDPAPMQYFAPYAGVAIGEYFRDNKMHGLIVYDDLSKQAVAYRQLSLLLRRPPGREAYPGDVFYIHSRLLERAAKLSDEEGAGSLTALPIIETQAGDVSAYIPTNVISITDGQIFLETDLFFSGVRPAINVGLSVSRVGSAAQIKAMKQVAGSMKLELAQYRELAAFAQFGSDLDKATQETLARGARMVELLKQGQYEPLSVERQVIQIYAATNKDDAGKRGWIRNVPVGDVVRWMKEMLEFVDSKYPNIVSDLVTKRELTADIKANINKALTEFNDLFQATPGAKV, from the coding sequence ATGGAAATCCGCGCCGACGAGATCAGCAAAATCATCCGGGAGCAGATCAAGGACTACGGCAAGAAGGTCACCGTCGCCGAGACCGGCACCGTGCTGACCGTGGGCGACGGTATCGCCCGCGTGTACGGCCTGGAGGGCGCGCTCGCCGGCGAGCTGGTGGAGTTCAACAACGGCGTGCAGGGCCTGGTCCTCAACCTGGAAGAGGACAACGTCGGCGTCGCCATCATGGGCGAGTTCAAGGACATCCGCGAGGGTGACGCCGTGAAGCGCACCGGGCAGATCGCCTCCGTGCCGGTGGGCAAGGGCCTGCTGGGCCGCGTGGTGAACGCGCTGGGCCAGCCGGTGGACGGCAAGGGCCCCGTCGAGGCCACCGAACACCGCCGCCTGGAGGTGAAGGCGCCCGGCATCGTGAAGCGCAAGTCCGTGCACGAGCCCCTGCAGACGGGCATCAAGGCGCTGGACGCGCTGGTGCCGGTGGGCCGCGGTCAGCGCGAGCTCATCATCGGTGACCGCCAGACGGGCAAGACGGCCGTCGCCATCGACGCCATCATCAACCAGAAGGGCCTGGGCGTTTACTGCATCTACGTCGCCATCGGGCAGAAGCAGTCCACCGTCGCGCAGGTGGTGGAGAAGCTGACCAAGCACGGCGCCATGGAGTACACGACGGTCGTCGCGGCGAACGCGTCCGACCCGGCGCCCATGCAGTACTTCGCGCCGTACGCGGGCGTCGCCATCGGCGAGTACTTCCGCGACAACAAGATGCACGGCCTCATCGTGTACGACGACCTCTCCAAGCAGGCCGTGGCGTACCGCCAGCTGTCCCTGCTCCTGCGCCGCCCGCCGGGCCGCGAGGCGTACCCGGGCGACGTGTTCTACATCCACAGCCGCCTGCTGGAGCGCGCCGCCAAGCTGTCCGACGAGGAGGGCGCGGGCTCCCTCACGGCGCTCCCCATCATCGAGACGCAGGCGGGTGACGTGTCCGCCTACATCCCGACGAACGTCATCTCCATCACCGACGGGCAGATCTTCCTGGAGACGGACCTGTTCTTCTCCGGCGTCCGCCCGGCCATCAACGTGGGCCTCTCCGTGTCGCGCGTGGGTTCCGCGGCGCAGATCAAGGCCATGAAGCAGGTCGCGGGCTCCATGAAGCTGGAGCTGGCGCAGTACCGCGAGCTGGCCGCCTTCGCCCAGTTCGGCTCCGACCTGGACAAGGCCACGCAGGAGACGCTGGCGCGCGGCGCCCGCATGGTGGAGCTGCTCAAGCAGGGCCAGTACGAGCCGCTCTCCGTCGAGCGTCAGGTCATCCAGATCTACGCCGCCACCAACAAGGACGACGCGGGCAAGCGCGGGTGGATCCGCAACGTGCCGGTGGGTGACGTGGTCCGCTGGATGAAGGAGATGCTGGAGTTCGTGGACAGCAAGTACCCGAACATTGTCTCCGACCTGGTCACCAAGCGCGAGCTGACCGCCGACATCAAGGCGAACATCAACAAGGCGCTCACGGAGTTCAACGACCTGTTCCAGGCGACCCCGGGCGCCAAGGTCTAG
- a CDS encoding beta-propeller domain-containing protein has product MRFSLFGTVGLTLLAVGCGDGGKAPEGLDNEPVQQSLKLTTFDDCSALERYIEDTATKQMRASLEQQKPGYWERFGRRGGIIFGPMPAEDSAGGGVTSGSGNQAPQDSTGTNNQVEGVHESDFVQNDGTRIFVLSGNRLYAHRSWPAEQLTLAATLEVEGWPREMLLDEQNRLVIVSQVAQSLPGTPAKGGGAGGGMVPAVDMACYGFGCGYYNADSTKVTTVDVSDVAHPTVVDQVYLPGIFNQARRVDGNVRLVLSDAFRWPEDVKFWVDYSEDLYKDEGKLTKTIDALIAENEKRIRANTLDQWLPSGRHVDAAGVETSLPTSCGDFYRSNAPSALGFVTVASLDLDARTAAPGRTSLVAEPGTVYASRESLYLAHPHYWWWPLPGQKDFTYLHKFDLTQPGRAVYAGSGTVEGTPINQFALDEYEGVLRMATTVTTRLPEPEHDDWWWGRTTTASRVTTLGLKNGHLAELGRSEDLAEGERIFSARFVGNRGYVVTFLQVDPLFTFDLSDPANPHKVGELKVPGFSTYMHPVGDHHLLTLGIHTDPNGGCCGTRALKLSLFDVDDLANPKEVSTQLVGEAYGWSEALYEHKAFNYFAAKGLVAIPFTDYSRSYGSYEDYWSGFRTDLRVFRVDLAAGISPVGSVPMSDLYKRAGMPQWSYYYTPEVRRSVMADDYVYAISDAGMRVSKVQSLQTPLVTVPFPASTP; this is encoded by the coding sequence ATGCGCTTCAGTCTTTTCGGAACGGTGGGGCTCACGCTCCTGGCGGTGGGGTGTGGTGACGGGGGCAAGGCCCCGGAGGGGCTGGACAACGAGCCCGTGCAGCAGTCGCTGAAGCTCACGACCTTCGACGACTGCTCGGCGCTGGAGCGGTACATCGAGGACACCGCGACGAAGCAGATGCGCGCGAGCCTGGAGCAGCAGAAGCCCGGGTACTGGGAGCGCTTCGGCCGGCGGGGCGGCATCATCTTCGGGCCCATGCCCGCGGAGGACTCGGCGGGGGGCGGCGTGACGTCCGGCTCCGGCAATCAGGCGCCGCAGGACTCCACCGGCACCAACAACCAGGTGGAGGGCGTGCACGAGTCGGACTTCGTGCAGAACGACGGCACGCGCATCTTCGTGCTGTCGGGCAACCGGCTGTACGCGCACCGCTCGTGGCCCGCGGAGCAGCTCACGCTGGCGGCGACGCTGGAGGTGGAGGGCTGGCCCCGGGAGATGCTGCTCGACGAGCAGAACCGGCTGGTCATCGTCTCGCAGGTGGCGCAGTCGCTGCCGGGCACCCCGGCGAAGGGCGGGGGCGCGGGCGGCGGCATGGTGCCCGCCGTGGACATGGCCTGCTACGGCTTTGGCTGCGGCTACTACAACGCCGACAGCACCAAGGTGACCACGGTGGACGTGTCGGACGTGGCGCACCCCACGGTGGTGGACCAGGTCTACCTGCCCGGCATCTTCAACCAGGCGCGCCGCGTGGACGGCAACGTGCGGCTGGTGCTGTCGGACGCGTTCCGCTGGCCGGAGGACGTGAAGTTCTGGGTGGACTACTCGGAGGACCTCTACAAGGACGAGGGCAAGCTCACCAAGACCATCGACGCGCTCATCGCCGAGAACGAGAAGCGCATCCGCGCGAATACGCTGGACCAGTGGCTGCCCTCGGGCAGGCACGTGGACGCGGCGGGCGTGGAGACGTCCCTGCCCACGTCCTGCGGTGACTTCTACCGGAGCAACGCGCCGTCCGCGCTGGGCTTCGTGACGGTGGCCTCGCTGGACCTGGACGCGCGCACCGCGGCGCCGGGGCGCACCAGCCTGGTGGCGGAGCCGGGCACGGTGTACGCGTCCAGGGAGTCGCTGTACCTGGCGCACCCGCATTACTGGTGGTGGCCGCTGCCGGGGCAGAAGGACTTCACCTACCTGCACAAGTTCGACCTGACCCAGCCGGGCCGCGCGGTGTACGCGGGCTCCGGCACGGTGGAGGGCACGCCCATCAACCAGTTCGCCCTGGATGAGTACGAGGGCGTGCTGCGCATGGCCACCACGGTCACCACGCGCCTCCCGGAGCCAGAGCACGACGACTGGTGGTGGGGCCGCACCACGACGGCCAGCCGCGTGACGACGCTGGGCCTGAAGAACGGGCACCTGGCGGAGCTGGGCCGCAGCGAGGACCTGGCCGAGGGCGAGCGCATCTTCAGCGCGCGCTTCGTGGGCAATCGCGGCTACGTGGTCACCTTCCTCCAGGTGGATCCGCTCTTCACCTTCGACCTGAGCGACCCCGCGAACCCGCACAAGGTGGGTGAGCTGAAGGTGCCGGGCTTCTCCACGTACATGCACCCGGTGGGCGACCACCACCTGCTGACCCTGGGCATCCACACGGATCCGAATGGTGGCTGCTGCGGGACGCGCGCGCTGAAGCTGTCCCTCTTCGACGTGGACGACCTGGCGAACCCGAAGGAGGTCTCCACGCAGCTGGTGGGCGAGGCCTACGGCTGGAGCGAGGCGCTCTACGAGCACAAGGCCTTCAACTACTTCGCGGCCAAGGGGCTGGTGGCCATCCCGTTCACGGACTACTCGAGGTCCTACGGGTCCTACGAAGACTACTGGAGCGGCTTCCGCACGGACCTGCGCGTGTTCCGCGTGGACCTGGCGGCGGGCATCTCCCCGGTGGGCTCGGTGCCCATGTCGGACCTGTACAAGCGCGCGGGCATGCCGCAGTGGAGCTACTACTACACGCCGGAGGTGCGCCGCAGCGTGATGGCGGATGACTACGTCTATGCCATCAGTGACGCGGGGATGCGCGTGTCGAAGGTGCAGAGCCTCCAGACGCCGCTCGTCACGGTGCCGTTCCCGGCCAGCACGCCCTGA
- a CDS encoding PAS domain-containing sensor histidine kinase has translation MPQPVFQRLPGALPTPGVPEETLPFLGALLNAPGWGVALVDGDSRLVWMNDLLASLCGRPAQLCVGRFLSESWPGLAPPLSPLLARAQSGERVAEELVSGRFGEVGTLRHLTVSAMPAGPGVGVLLLLRDSSARLREEAALRAREEHMRSIVEISCDGYFFHDRGQFLEISPGLGRLLGYYETAELIGRNILEVVAPEFRAPARDVMERGVEAPYELAVLHRDGRRIPVEVMGRPATFQGRSVRMGAVWDVSIRKAAEERLMRMEHFRDQFLDAAGDGFKAPLQSLQCDVLALQHAPAMPEGLTEQVGRVGAGVRRVERLIRQLLDFTRARLSNGLPVHPSSVHLGQLAERVLADRQRAHPDRDLRLVASGDLRGTWDGERLFQLMDSLVGNALHHGPVSSSVVLQLTGRFDGVTVQVHDPDCRVPPEYQGTLFEPFKHRALCSADDGLGLSLFIVRQIALAHGGRISVESGAADGTRFIVWLPREDGPSLSGV, from the coding sequence ATGCCGCAGCCTGTGTTCCAACGGCTTCCCGGAGCCCTTCCGACCCCGGGGGTTCCCGAGGAGACCCTGCCCTTCCTGGGTGCGTTGCTCAACGCGCCGGGTTGGGGGGTGGCGCTGGTGGACGGGGACTCCCGCCTCGTCTGGATGAACGACCTGCTGGCTTCGCTGTGCGGCCGTCCGGCGCAGCTGTGCGTGGGGCGCTTCCTCTCGGAGTCGTGGCCCGGCCTGGCGCCGCCGCTGTCACCGCTGCTCGCGCGGGCGCAGTCCGGTGAGCGCGTGGCGGAGGAGCTGGTGTCCGGCCGCTTCGGCGAGGTGGGCACGCTGCGCCACCTGACCGTGAGCGCCATGCCGGCGGGCCCCGGGGTGGGCGTGCTGCTCCTGCTGCGGGACTCGTCCGCGCGCCTGCGCGAGGAGGCGGCGCTGCGCGCGCGCGAGGAGCACATGCGCTCCATCGTGGAGATCTCCTGCGACGGGTACTTCTTCCACGACCGCGGGCAGTTCCTGGAGATCAGCCCCGGCCTGGGGCGCCTGCTGGGCTATTACGAGACGGCGGAGCTGATCGGCCGGAACATCCTGGAGGTCGTGGCGCCGGAGTTCCGCGCCCCCGCGCGCGACGTGATGGAGCGCGGCGTGGAGGCGCCCTACGAACTGGCCGTGCTCCACCGCGACGGCCGCCGCATCCCCGTGGAGGTCATGGGCCGGCCGGCGACGTTCCAGGGCCGCTCCGTGCGCATGGGCGCGGTGTGGGACGTGAGCATCCGCAAGGCCGCCGAGGAGCGCCTGATGCGGATGGAGCACTTCCGCGACCAGTTCCTGGACGCGGCGGGGGACGGCTTCAAGGCCCCGCTCCAGTCGCTCCAGTGCGACGTGCTCGCCCTCCAACACGCTCCGGCGATGCCGGAGGGCCTGACCGAGCAGGTAGGCCGGGTGGGCGCGGGCGTGCGGCGGGTGGAGCGGCTGATCCGCCAGCTCCTGGACTTCACCCGCGCCCGGCTGTCCAACGGCCTGCCCGTGCACCCCTCCTCCGTCCACCTGGGACAGCTGGCGGAGCGCGTGCTGGCGGACCGGCAGCGGGCCCACCCGGACCGCGACCTGCGGCTCGTCGCCAGCGGCGACCTGCGGGGCACCTGGGACGGCGAGCGGCTCTTCCAGTTGATGGACTCCCTGGTGGGCAACGCCCTGCACCACGGCCCGGTGTCCTCTTCCGTGGTGCTCCAACTGACGGGGCGCTTCGACGGCGTCACGGTGCAGGTGCACGACCCGGACTGCCGGGTGCCGCCGGAGTACCAGGGCACCCTCTTCGAGCCGTTCAAGCACCGCGCCCTGTGCTCCGCGGATGACGGGCTGGGGCTGTCGCTCTTCATCGTGCGGCAGATCGCCCTGGCCCACGGCGGGCGCATCTCCGTGGAGTCGGGGGCGGCGGACGGCACCCGCTTCATCGTGTGGCTGCCCCGCGAGGACGGCCCCTCCCTTTCCGGCGTCTGA